From the Synechococcus sp. HK01-R genome, one window contains:
- the cpeA gene encoding class 1 C-phycoerythrin subunit alpha, translated as MKSVATTVVTAADAAGRFPTQNDLEAVQGNIQRAAARLEAAEKLAAGLDAVTKEAGNACFNKYPYLKQPGEAGENQTKVDKCYRDLGHYLRLINYCLVVGGTGPLDEWGIAGAREVYRTLRLPTAPYVEALTYTRDRACAPRDMSPQALNEFKAYLDYAINALS; from the coding sequence ATGAAATCCGTTGCAACCACCGTTGTGACCGCCGCTGACGCAGCTGGTCGCTTCCCCACCCAGAACGACCTCGAGGCCGTTCAGGGCAACATCCAACGTGCCGCTGCCCGCCTGGAAGCCGCTGAGAAGCTGGCTGCTGGTCTGGACGCCGTCACCAAGGAAGCTGGCAATGCCTGCTTCAACAAGTACCCCTACCTCAAGCAGCCCGGTGAGGCTGGTGAGAACCAGACCAAGGTGGACAAGTGCTACCGCGATCTGGGCCACTACCTGCGCCTGATCAACTACTGCCTGGTTGTGGGCGGCACCGGTCCTCTGGACGAGTGGGGCATTGCCGGCGCTCGTGAGGTGTATCGCACCCTGCGTCTGCCTACCGCTCCCTACGTGGAAGCTCTGACCTACACCCGCGACCGCGCTTGCGCACCTCGCGACATGAGCCCCCAGGCTCTGAACGAGTTCAAGGCTTACCTCGACTACGCCATCAACGCCCTCTCCTGA
- a CDS encoding phycobilisome linker polypeptide has product MPFGPASLLGVERFSQESEAPLELIPGDDDAKKEQIINAVYKQVLGNAYVMESERQLVAESQFKLGEISVREFVRMVAKSELYRGRFFDTCARYRYIELAFRHLLGRAPVDFNEMRAHAERLDSKGYDADIDSFLDSDDYQNTFGEWTVPYQRGWKTESCTTMQEFTWSFQLLRGNSSSSLKGDLSGITSKLGGNAYQNRPMAVVPPSSSETQGWSFRPSKNLQDAATRLGSGASDQGKTYRVEVTGYSANNVRRISRYTRSNRVYYVPFDKLSEQFKRIHAEGGTIASITPAN; this is encoded by the coding sequence ATGCCCTTCGGACCTGCCTCACTCCTCGGGGTTGAGCGTTTCTCTCAGGAAAGCGAAGCTCCGCTCGAGCTGATCCCTGGGGATGACGACGCCAAGAAAGAACAGATCATCAACGCGGTGTACAAGCAGGTGCTTGGCAACGCCTACGTGATGGAGAGCGAGCGTCAGCTCGTGGCTGAATCCCAGTTCAAGCTCGGTGAAATCAGCGTGCGTGAGTTCGTGCGCATGGTTGCCAAGAGCGAGCTGTACCGCGGCCGTTTCTTCGACACCTGCGCCCGCTACCGCTACATCGAGCTGGCCTTCCGCCACCTGCTGGGACGCGCCCCCGTTGACTTCAACGAAATGCGTGCGCACGCCGAGCGCCTGGACAGCAAGGGCTACGACGCCGACATCGACAGCTTCCTCGATTCGGACGACTACCAGAACACCTTTGGTGAGTGGACGGTGCCCTACCAGCGCGGCTGGAAGACCGAAAGCTGCACCACCATGCAGGAATTCACCTGGAGCTTCCAGCTTCTGCGCGGCAACAGCAGCAGCAGTCTGAAAGGCGATCTTTCCGGCATCACCAGCAAGCTGGGCGGTAACGCCTACCAGAACCGCCCCATGGCGGTGGTTCCCCCCTCCTCCAGCGAAACCCAGGGCTGGAGCTTCCGCCCCTCCAAGAATCTGCAGGACGCCGCCACCCGTCTGGGCAGCGGCGCCAGCGATCAGGGCAAGACCTACCGGGTGGAAGTCACCGGGTACAGCGCCAACAATGTGCGGCGCATCTCCCGCTACACCCGCTCCAACCGGGTGTACTACGTGCCCTTCGACAAGCTCTCCGAGCAGTTCAAGCGCATCCATGCCGAGGGCGGCACGATCGCCAGCATCACCCCCGCGAACTGA
- a CDS encoding pentapeptide repeat-containing protein: protein MSASATALALRDWSAPELCKPTPDSTTTPVDARGADWRGLSVGALDLQNGNLCRADLRGTNLSEAKLEGCDLRLARYDSKTLFPEGFDVRSCGAVGPGAKLSGVFLNCTDLRGMDLRRASLMGAYLSGADLSGALLDGVRFTGSDLRHAVLRGALCRGSRFGGCQLDFADFRAADLTDAGLETAESLQGADFSGCIGLQPQIPALLSRPYKELDCWNPLTRSHTRDGLEVAR, encoded by the coding sequence ACTGCCCTTGCTCTACGCGACTGGTCAGCCCCCGAACTGTGCAAACCCACGCCTGACTCCACCACCACCCCGGTGGACGCACGCGGGGCTGATTGGCGCGGCCTCAGCGTCGGCGCGCTTGATCTACAGAACGGCAATCTCTGCCGGGCCGATCTGCGCGGAACCAACCTCAGCGAGGCCAAACTCGAGGGATGCGATCTGCGGCTCGCCCGCTACGACAGCAAAACCCTGTTTCCTGAGGGCTTCGACGTCCGCAGCTGCGGAGCTGTGGGCCCTGGAGCCAAGCTGAGCGGTGTGTTTCTGAACTGCACCGACCTGCGCGGCATGGATCTGCGTAGAGCGTCGCTGATGGGTGCATATCTGAGCGGCGCCGATCTGAGCGGTGCCCTCCTCGACGGTGTGCGATTTACAGGCTCTGATCTGCGCCACGCAGTTCTGCGCGGAGCCCTCTGCCGAGGTAGTCGTTTCGGAGGCTGTCAGCTCGATTTCGCCGACTTCCGTGCAGCCGACCTCACAGATGCAGGCCTCGAAACAGCCGAATCACTGCAGGGGGCGGATTTCTCAGGCTGCATTGGTCTTCAGCCTCAGATCCCAGCCCTGCTCAGTCGCCCCTACAAAGAGCTCGACTGCTGGAACCCCCTCACCCGAAGCCACACCAGAGACGGCCTGGAGGTAGCTCGATAA
- a CDS encoding chromophore lyase CpcT/CpeT produces MHPSLAFARTLCGHYSNRKQAQSDPSKFAHINIFFLPLPWAVLEAPGFYSEQSYDHDPWRPYRQGVHRLRAGSEGIHIVENYGLAAPERVAGAPQHTSLLDAIDAQSLKPRCGCAMHFRSVRDGAYEGCVEPGKGCMVPRDGKLTYLVSEVNVDQQSWSSRDRGFDPATDQAVWGSEHGLLQFERVASLADHLTDDWLKGLND; encoded by the coding sequence ATGCACCCTTCCCTGGCGTTTGCACGCACCCTTTGTGGGCATTACAGCAACCGCAAACAGGCACAATCTGATCCAAGCAAGTTTGCCCATATCAATATTTTCTTTCTGCCTCTGCCTTGGGCCGTTCTTGAAGCCCCTGGCTTTTATTCGGAACAGAGCTACGACCATGATCCCTGGCGGCCCTACCGCCAAGGCGTTCACCGCCTCCGAGCTGGGAGCGAGGGGATTCACATCGTTGAAAACTACGGGCTAGCAGCACCCGAACGCGTCGCCGGCGCCCCTCAGCACACCTCCCTGCTCGATGCCATCGACGCCCAAAGCCTCAAACCGCGCTGCGGCTGTGCCATGCACTTTCGCAGCGTGCGCGACGGTGCTTATGAAGGATGCGTGGAGCCCGGCAAGGGCTGCATGGTTCCCCGCGACGGCAAGTTGACTTATCTCGTCAGCGAAGTGAATGTTGACCAACAGAGTTGGAGCAGTCGCGACCGAGGCTTCGACCCAGCCACCGATCAAGCGGTCTGGGGCTCTGAACATGGCCTACTCCAATTCGAGCGCGTGGCATCCCTGGCTGACCATCTCACCGACGATTGGCTGAAAGGCCTCAACGACTAA
- the cpeA gene encoding class 1 C-phycoerythrin subunit alpha produces the protein MKSVATTVVTAADAAGRFPTQNDLEAVQGNIQRAAARLEAAEKLAAGLDAVTKEAGDACFNKYPYLKQPGEAGENQTKVDKCYRDLGHYLRLINYCLVVGGTGPLDEWGIAGAREVYRTLRLPTAPYVEALTYTRDRACAPRDMSPQALNEFKAYLDYAINALS, from the coding sequence ATGAAATCCGTTGCAACCACCGTTGTGACCGCCGCTGACGCAGCTGGTCGCTTCCCCACCCAGAACGACCTCGAGGCCGTTCAGGGCAACATCCAACGTGCCGCTGCCCGCCTGGAAGCCGCTGAGAAGCTGGCTGCTGGTCTGGACGCCGTCACCAAGGAAGCTGGCGATGCCTGCTTCAACAAGTACCCCTACCTCAAGCAGCCCGGTGAGGCTGGTGAGAACCAGACCAAGGTGGACAAGTGCTACCGCGATCTGGGCCACTACCTGCGCCTGATCAACTACTGCCTGGTTGTGGGCGGCACCGGTCCTCTGGACGAGTGGGGCATTGCCGGCGCTCGTGAGGTGTATCGCACCCTGCGTCTGCCTACCGCTCCCTACGTGGAAGCTCTGACCTACACCCGCGACCGCGCTTGCGCACCTCGCGACATGAGCCCCCAGGCTCTGAACGAGTTCAAGGCTTACCTCGACTACGCCATCAACGCCCTCTCCTGA
- a CDS encoding phycobiliprotein lyase — protein MNLQSFVERSEGQWRSMRSGHSLAFQQFEEVLSQITIERLDLNDQRVIDLLQSDTSVQGTPEAPFRMEWSAESDWEPDDPSEVSAGSCVLVPFPANEQSGVLLRSVGYAEAEQATSTYQFLSDGTFVLSTKYGQSIAEERIWFVAEHVRCRSSVLRTSEGSGVLQTSFASEVRRLSV, from the coding sequence ATGAATCTCCAATCGTTCGTTGAACGAAGCGAGGGTCAGTGGCGCTCCATGAGGAGTGGTCACTCCCTCGCTTTTCAGCAATTTGAAGAGGTCCTCAGCCAGATCACCATCGAGCGTCTTGATCTTAACGATCAACGGGTGATTGATTTACTCCAATCGGATACGTCGGTTCAGGGAACACCCGAAGCGCCCTTTCGCATGGAGTGGAGTGCTGAAAGCGACTGGGAGCCCGACGATCCCAGTGAAGTATCAGCGGGCTCCTGCGTTCTCGTGCCCTTCCCCGCCAATGAACAGAGTGGTGTGCTGCTGCGGAGTGTCGGCTATGCCGAAGCGGAACAAGCCACATCCACCTACCAGTTCCTGTCCGACGGCACGTTTGTACTGAGTACGAAATACGGCCAGTCGATTGCGGAAGAGCGCATCTGGTTTGTGGCTGAACATGTGCGCTGCCGCTCATCTGTATTACGCACATCAGAAGGCTCGGGTGTGCTGCAGACATCCTTTGCATCCGAAGTCAGGCGTCTCTCGGTTTGA
- a CDS encoding HEAT repeat domain-containing protein — MTAAENAAIPDLDQLFSDLAHPNPYIQTQAFTAMAQHWQQEAMPRLIALLDQPDVSLRRASVRGLGAFGEVAMQPIADCFRSSEDGTVRASCVKAYAQLASNYPGLPFSAAAMEVLQAGLADPSPVVAVASVMALGQVGEQAVSLLLEVSRGDNPAQAVAAVNALAEINDPSVEEGFDALLALDDLDDYVRETLASAVLRVKDLKARQPA; from the coding sequence GTGACTGCAGCTGAAAACGCAGCGATCCCAGACCTGGATCAGCTCTTCAGTGATTTGGCTCACCCCAATCCATACATCCAGACCCAGGCCTTTACGGCCATGGCCCAGCACTGGCAACAAGAAGCGATGCCGCGCTTGATCGCCTTGCTCGATCAACCCGATGTTTCCCTGCGTCGCGCTTCAGTGCGTGGCTTGGGTGCCTTTGGTGAGGTGGCGATGCAGCCCATCGCTGATTGCTTTCGCTCCAGTGAGGATGGAACGGTGAGGGCAAGTTGCGTGAAGGCCTATGCCCAGTTGGCCTCGAACTATCCAGGACTTCCCTTTTCAGCAGCTGCCATGGAGGTGCTCCAGGCAGGCCTCGCGGATCCCTCCCCTGTGGTTGCTGTGGCGTCCGTGATGGCTTTGGGGCAGGTCGGGGAACAGGCGGTTTCTCTCCTGCTTGAGGTGAGTCGTGGCGATAACCCTGCTCAGGCGGTTGCCGCAGTGAACGCATTGGCTGAGATCAATGACCCCTCAGTGGAGGAAGGCTTTGATGCCCTGCTGGCTCTCGACGATCTTGACGACTATGTGAGGGAGACGTTGGCGTCTGCTGTGTTGAGGGTCAAAGATCTCAAGGCCCGTCAACCGGCCTGA
- a CDS encoding DUF2656 family protein → MTCFVLSHNLQVNSPSLPPLGAQELANGLKQYSQRISSAAPLDHPHWLVTVDAEGSASEVADDLVSAWRAFRAARGDDAGHHLLALGGRKDTAGAPGSPLQLGAWGVDVVETLDGDAFLQAINWEGLKAGRPADGVFERRG, encoded by the coding sequence ATGACCTGTTTCGTTCTCTCCCACAACCTGCAGGTCAACTCCCCATCGTTGCCGCCCTTGGGCGCACAAGAGTTGGCGAATGGCTTGAAGCAATACAGCCAACGGATCAGCTCGGCAGCACCACTCGACCATCCCCATTGGCTTGTGACCGTTGATGCAGAGGGGAGTGCTAGTGAAGTGGCAGATGATCTTGTTTCTGCCTGGCGTGCGTTTCGTGCAGCCCGGGGAGACGATGCGGGGCATCACCTCCTTGCCCTCGGAGGCCGAAAAGACACCGCTGGGGCCCCTGGCTCTCCGCTTCAGCTAGGGGCTTGGGGTGTGGATGTGGTGGAAACTCTCGATGGGGATGCCTTTCTCCAAGCCATCAACTGGGAAGGCCTGAAAGCAGGTCGGCCAGCTGATGGCGTGTTCGAACGGAGGGGTTGA
- a CDS encoding HEAT repeat domain-containing protein, whose protein sequence is MAEGSDQQTKKLARRKAVEVLGRLKVTAAEAVIGACLSSDDPYLVENAAWSLEQLSCQDDHFHQQMMALLADPGQNRRVLIQSLAGLAVREALPAIQLLIDDEVPGVRGAARSAIARLSGTFDQIDALEDLLTLPNQMDRHAGIQDVIDCGAGQLLPSVLKAPVSPVFRMRALTALWPDAEETFQGLSLTATLDRLLIDNPDDLVLVHRYDAPPADAFLVQEFFGTDFSRCYLGLQTLRSRPSLMLWPLLKQRWQEEAHNDYGAHYFFIRLFAAVQHWPQDAFVEIEAWLLEAVETKRPQFMKSKPAALLALAALVPDRCREHLGDWSDPEQMAFWECRYAAAMVMEQLGMQPAQQPDPHPYVEARLAMIRN, encoded by the coding sequence GTGGCTGAAGGCAGCGACCAACAAACGAAGAAACTGGCGCGACGCAAAGCGGTCGAAGTGTTGGGTCGATTGAAGGTCACGGCTGCGGAGGCCGTGATCGGTGCCTGCTTAAGCAGTGATGATCCTTATTTGGTGGAAAATGCTGCTTGGTCGCTTGAACAGTTGAGCTGTCAAGACGACCATTTCCATCAGCAGATGATGGCTCTTCTGGCGGATCCTGGTCAGAACCGCAGGGTGCTGATTCAGAGTTTGGCGGGCTTGGCAGTGCGCGAGGCATTGCCTGCGATTCAGTTGCTGATTGATGACGAAGTCCCGGGTGTGCGCGGAGCAGCACGCTCAGCAATCGCTCGGCTGAGTGGGACGTTTGATCAGATTGATGCCTTGGAAGATCTCCTGACCCTTCCGAATCAAATGGATCGACATGCTGGGATTCAGGATGTGATCGACTGTGGTGCTGGTCAGTTGTTGCCGAGTGTGCTGAAGGCGCCTGTGTCTCCTGTGTTTCGTATGCGTGCATTAACGGCACTTTGGCCTGATGCTGAGGAGACTTTTCAAGGGCTTTCGTTAACGGCAACCCTCGATCGTCTTCTCATCGACAATCCTGATGATCTTGTTTTAGTGCATCGGTATGATGCCCCTCCGGCCGACGCTTTCCTGGTTCAGGAATTCTTTGGAACTGATTTCAGCCGTTGCTATTTAGGTCTGCAAACGCTTCGCAGTCGCCCTTCTTTAATGCTGTGGCCACTTCTAAAACAGCGTTGGCAAGAGGAAGCGCATAATGATTACGGTGCCCATTATTTCTTTATTCGCCTTTTTGCTGCTGTGCAGCATTGGCCGCAGGATGCGTTCGTTGAGATTGAAGCATGGTTGCTGGAGGCCGTTGAAACCAAGCGACCCCAGTTCATGAAGTCAAAGCCAGCAGCTTTGCTGGCTCTGGCAGCACTGGTTCCAGATCGCTGTCGTGAGCATCTTGGCGATTGGAGTGATCCTGAGCAGATGGCATTTTGGGAGTGTCGTTATGCCGCTGCCATGGTGATGGAGCAATTGGGCATGCAGCCTGCGCAACAGCCTGATCCCCATCCGTATGTGGAGGCTCGTTTGGCGATGATCAGGAATTGA
- a CDS encoding phycobilisome rod-core linker polypeptide — protein sequence MSSNSSNALGFGATQLIPGPVSYSRTRTPSGSAAVSNGDFRNQGTKASVDFFAADDETAFAATVRAAYRQVFGNVQPMESERATSAESMLRNGDISVREFIRTIAKSEFYRSRYFEAVGPHRAVELSFKHLLGRGPVNEAEITAQVTLMANGGFDAAIDGILDSDEYIQSFGEDTVPYPSSFNSQAGQPQASFNRIAALEQNFAGSDTAIGSRSQLLSNLAQGYSIRINPPAQVYRSGSSVAGGFCGSGSARGVFAPVKRSTADGGDSAPMRGDLYVGFGLGQRVQETFERCEGDSADQINALIRSTYRQVMGNPHLMESERSLTAESKFAEGTLSTREFVRAIALSAEYSRRFFESNAPYRFVELNFKHLLGRAPVSQAEVSEHIQRLANEGYEAEINSYLDGSEYQEAFGEYTIPFQRVSTENGRSQVAFNRNLALSQGYASSDTVQTSSTLVTSVATNSSPNNWNSTTQRINRIGAASGTTEPTGKRYRIVVQAQPAGGRQRTPNASYLVSGKDMTSQLGYIHRRGGRIVSITEVI from the coding sequence ATGTCTTCCAACAGCTCCAACGCCCTTGGCTTCGGCGCCACCCAACTGATCCCCGGCCCCGTCTCCTACTCCCGCACCCGCACCCCCTCCGGCAGTGCAGCCGTAAGCAACGGCGACTTCCGCAATCAGGGCACCAAGGCTTCGGTCGATTTCTTTGCAGCCGACGACGAAACCGCTTTTGCCGCCACCGTGCGGGCTGCGTACCGCCAAGTGTTTGGCAACGTGCAACCCATGGAGAGCGAGCGTGCCACCAGCGCCGAATCCATGCTCCGCAACGGCGACATCAGTGTGCGCGAGTTCATTCGCACCATCGCCAAGTCTGAGTTTTACCGGTCCCGCTACTTCGAGGCGGTTGGCCCCCACCGTGCTGTTGAGCTGAGCTTCAAGCATCTGCTGGGCCGTGGCCCCGTCAACGAAGCGGAAATCACCGCCCAGGTGACGCTGATGGCCAACGGTGGTTTCGACGCCGCCATCGACGGGATCCTGGATTCCGACGAGTACATCCAAAGCTTCGGGGAAGACACCGTTCCCTACCCGAGCAGCTTCAACAGCCAGGCCGGTCAGCCCCAGGCCAGCTTCAACCGCATCGCCGCCCTCGAGCAGAATTTTGCCGGCAGCGATACGGCCATCGGCAGCCGCAGTCAGCTGCTGAGCAACCTGGCCCAGGGCTACAGCATCCGCATCAACCCGCCGGCTCAGGTGTATCGCAGTGGTTCGTCCGTTGCTGGTGGTTTCTGCGGCAGCGGCAGCGCACGCGGTGTTTTTGCGCCGGTGAAGCGCAGCACCGCTGATGGTGGGGACAGCGCTCCGATGCGTGGAGACCTCTACGTCGGTTTCGGCCTTGGCCAGCGTGTCCAAGAAACCTTCGAACGTTGCGAGGGCGACTCCGCCGATCAGATCAACGCTCTGATCCGCTCCACCTACCGCCAGGTGATGGGCAACCCTCATCTGATGGAAAGCGAGCGCAGCCTCACCGCTGAAAGCAAATTCGCAGAGGGCACCCTCAGCACCCGCGAATTTGTCCGCGCCATCGCCCTTTCTGCTGAATACAGCCGTCGCTTCTTCGAGAGCAACGCCCCCTACCGCTTCGTTGAGCTCAACTTCAAGCACCTGCTCGGACGCGCACCCGTGTCTCAAGCCGAGGTGAGCGAGCACATTCAGCGCCTGGCCAACGAAGGCTACGAAGCTGAGATCAACAGCTACCTCGACGGCAGCGAGTATCAGGAAGCCTTCGGTGAGTACACCATTCCGTTCCAGCGCGTGAGCACCGAGAACGGTCGTTCCCAGGTGGCCTTCAACCGCAACCTGGCGCTGTCCCAGGGTTACGCCTCCAGCGACACCGTTCAAACGAGCTCCACCCTTGTGACCTCGGTTGCGACGAACAGCTCCCCCAACAACTGGAACAGCACCACCCAGCGCATCAACCGCATCGGCGCTGCGTCCGGCACAACCGAGCCCACCGGTAAGCGCTACCGGATCGTGGTTCAAGCCCAGCCGGCTGGTGGCCGTCAGCGCACACCCAATGCCAGCTACCTCGTGTCGGGCAAGGACATGACCTCCCAGTTGGGCTACATCCACCGCCGCGGTGGCCGGATCGTATCGATCACCGAAGTGATCTGA
- a CDS encoding HEAT repeat domain-containing protein: MSEHQPLSVDGQPQQLNQDEATQLAEELKQQIRNGVIPAGDSDSIERMVAGLGDPRGLMRLTFAESLGVVGKAAVPSLCRALSEHDSVTVRRAAAKTLTLIEDPRALPVLLKALLNDPDPVVQGSAVGAMAAVGAEAIDGLLEVLINPNSTAMQLGLASWGLAFVGARAPEALRNAATSDHAEIRCAAIAALGDQIQSLDDSEARGLVEQGLKDSDRDVRAEAATLLGKLHNPAWAAPLLEPMLNDPEGQVRKNAALSLMKLQATASRPALDVRLSQEDQTDVQAVLKLAINQLDQAG, encoded by the coding sequence ATGAGCGAACACCAGCCCCTGTCCGTTGACGGACAGCCTCAGCAGCTCAACCAAGACGAGGCAACCCAGCTGGCCGAGGAGCTGAAGCAGCAAATCCGTAATGGAGTCATCCCAGCCGGAGACAGCGACAGCATCGAACGGATGGTGGCCGGGCTTGGCGACCCACGCGGCCTGATGCGACTGACCTTCGCCGAAAGTCTTGGCGTGGTGGGCAAGGCAGCTGTGCCATCGCTCTGTCGTGCCCTCTCCGAGCACGACAGTGTCACCGTGCGCCGTGCCGCCGCCAAAACCCTCACGCTGATCGAAGACCCCCGCGCTCTGCCTGTACTGCTCAAAGCCCTGCTCAATGACCCTGATCCCGTGGTGCAGGGATCCGCCGTGGGCGCCATGGCAGCAGTGGGAGCAGAAGCCATTGATGGCCTGCTCGAGGTGCTGATCAACCCCAACAGCACCGCGATGCAGTTGGGTCTTGCCAGCTGGGGGCTGGCCTTTGTTGGTGCCAGGGCACCAGAAGCTCTGCGAAACGCAGCCACTTCAGACCATGCCGAAATCCGCTGCGCCGCGATCGCCGCTTTAGGCGATCAGATCCAAAGCCTCGATGACAGCGAAGCCAGGGGCCTGGTGGAGCAGGGGCTCAAGGATTCAGATCGCGATGTGCGCGCTGAGGCGGCAACGCTGCTCGGCAAACTCCACAACCCAGCCTGGGCAGCACCGTTGCTCGAGCCGATGCTGAACGACCCGGAAGGCCAGGTTCGAAAAAATGCGGCCCTGTCTCTGATGAAGCTTCAGGCCACTGCCTCAAGGCCAGCACTGGACGTTCGTTTGAGCCAAGAAGACCAAACGGATGTCCAAGCCGTTCTGAAATTGGCCATCAATCAACTCGATCAGGCCGGTTGA
- the cpeB gene encoding class 1 C-phycoerythrin subunit beta, whose product MLDAFSRAVVSADAKTAPIGGGELAALKGFVAEGNKRLDAVNAITSNASCIVSDAVTGMICENTGLIQAGGNCYPNRRMAACLRDGEIVLRYISYALLAGDASVLNDRCLNGLKETYVALGVPLQSAARAVAIMKASSTAHINETNTTGTNPVETRFRKMETVQGDCSALVAEAASYFDRVISALS is encoded by the coding sequence ATGCTCGACGCATTCTCCCGCGCCGTCGTTAGCGCCGACGCTAAAACCGCTCCTATTGGTGGCGGTGAACTGGCTGCTCTCAAGGGCTTCGTTGCCGAAGGCAACAAGCGTCTTGATGCTGTGAACGCCATCACCTCCAACGCCTCCTGCATCGTGTCTGATGCTGTGACCGGCATGATCTGCGAGAACACCGGTCTGATCCAGGCTGGCGGTAACTGCTACCCCAACCGCCGCATGGCTGCTTGCCTGCGCGACGGTGAGATCGTTCTGCGTTACATCTCCTACGCCCTGCTGGCTGGCGATGCTTCCGTGCTCAACGACCGCTGCCTGAACGGTCTGAAGGAGACCTACGTGGCTCTGGGTGTGCCCCTGCAGTCTGCAGCTCGCGCTGTGGCCATCATGAAGGCTTCTTCCACGGCTCACATCAACGAGACCAACACCACCGGCACCAACCCTGTCGAGACCCGTTTCCGCAAGATGGAAACCGTCCAGGGTGACTGCTCTGCTCTGGTTGCAGAAGCTGCTTCCTACTTCGACCGCGTGATCAGCGCCCTCAGCTGA
- a CDS encoding phycobilisome rod-core linker polypeptide yields the protein MTEATVNTANADLRQADAQAVIRAAYRQVFGNAHLMDEERCSSAESLYVNGDLTVQGLVTAFAQSDTYRRLFLDKNGPYRFVELNFKHLLGRAPHNQAELSEHVQRLANEGYEAEINSYTYSHEYLDAFGVDDVPAMRGNSSQLGQSNVSYTRSVAMDSGFAGFDGSTSSILISSIGTNAAPAAGPKTPGPGNRDSKRYTITWTTASPVGVRRRSVQRTSAPYSSLTTSIQAIQKRGGRILSIANT from the coding sequence ATGACTGAAGCCACTGTGAACACCGCGAATGCCGACCTGCGCCAGGCTGATGCGCAGGCCGTGATCCGTGCGGCTTACCGCCAGGTGTTCGGCAACGCCCACCTGATGGATGAAGAGCGCTGCAGCTCTGCGGAAAGCCTGTACGTGAATGGCGACCTCACCGTTCAGGGCCTGGTCACCGCCTTCGCCCAGTCGGACACCTACCGCCGTCTGTTCCTGGACAAGAACGGCCCCTACCGCTTCGTTGAGCTCAACTTCAAGCACCTCCTGGGTCGCGCCCCCCACAACCAGGCCGAGCTGAGTGAGCACGTTCAGCGCCTCGCCAACGAGGGATACGAAGCTGAAATCAACAGCTACACCTACAGCCACGAGTACCTCGATGCCTTCGGTGTCGACGATGTGCCCGCCATGCGCGGCAACAGCAGCCAACTGGGTCAGAGCAACGTGAGCTACACCCGCTCCGTGGCGATGGACTCCGGCTTCGCAGGCTTTGACGGCAGCACGTCCTCGATCCTGATTTCCAGCATCGGCACCAATGCGGCCCCTGCTGCCGGGCCCAAGACCCCTGGCCCCGGCAACCGGGACAGCAAGCGTTACACCATCACCTGGACCACCGCATCCCCTGTGGGTGTGCGTCGCCGCTCGGTGCAACGCACCTCGGCTCCCTATAGCTCCCTCACCACGAGCATCCAAGCCATTCAGAAGCGTGGTGGTCGCATTCTTTCTATTGCGAACACTTAA
- a CDS encoding CpeR family transcriptional regulator: MPASPAEKQLRTWIRSQHLICVGTDFLFETVDQAQLDRFEQSLEALGGHIREVKAVGNWPMGPNRSFKVLRALASVPRPGGEKIVQYWASRGSNQTRYAEINS; encoded by the coding sequence ATGCCTGCAAGCCCAGCGGAAAAACAATTGCGGACGTGGATCCGATCCCAGCATTTGATCTGCGTTGGCACCGATTTTCTGTTCGAAACAGTCGATCAAGCCCAACTTGATCGGTTCGAACAATCCCTGGAAGCACTTGGAGGGCACATTCGAGAGGTCAAAGCCGTCGGCAATTGGCCCATGGGCCCGAACCGCAGCTTCAAAGTGCTCCGGGCACTGGCCAGTGTTCCAAGACCTGGTGGTGAGAAAATTGTCCAGTACTGGGCAAGTCGCGGCTCAAATCAAACCCGCTACGCAGAGATCAATTCCTGA